A region of Nocardioides sp. JS614 DNA encodes the following proteins:
- a CDS encoding deoxyribonuclease IV, with amino-acid sequence MLDPALRNPIGTHVLVGKGLVDGAVANADLVACETFQVFTGNPRGWALSEGKPADDARFRDLMAARGTRVFIHAPYLVNLGSPTPATYERSVASVAHNLKRAAEIGAEGVVVHTGSYVDPGEGDSLARHARAMRQVREGLLPLLDAVAGDDAPWLLLEPTAGQGRSLCAGVEDLAPYLEALDHHPKAGICLDTCHVFAAGAPLDEPGGTTATVDRVVEIGGPGRLRLVHANDSMDVRGAFKDRHQRIGEGHIGEGAFTELFAHPATEGVPFILETPDSRDVDNRDIPLLKKLRG; translated from the coding sequence GTGCTCGACCCCGCCCTCCGCAACCCGATCGGGACCCACGTGCTCGTCGGCAAGGGCCTCGTCGACGGCGCCGTCGCGAACGCGGACCTGGTCGCCTGCGAGACCTTCCAGGTCTTCACCGGCAACCCCCGCGGCTGGGCGCTGAGCGAGGGCAAGCCGGCCGACGACGCGCGCTTCCGCGACCTGATGGCCGCGCGCGGGACCCGGGTGTTCATCCACGCGCCGTACCTCGTGAACCTCGGCTCGCCGACCCCGGCGACCTACGAGCGCTCGGTGGCCTCGGTGGCGCACAACCTCAAGCGGGCGGCGGAGATCGGCGCCGAGGGCGTCGTCGTGCACACCGGGTCGTACGTCGACCCCGGCGAGGGCGACAGCCTCGCGCGGCACGCGCGCGCGATGCGGCAGGTGCGCGAGGGACTCCTGCCCCTGCTCGACGCCGTCGCCGGCGACGATGCACCCTGGCTGCTGCTCGAGCCGACCGCCGGCCAGGGCCGCTCCCTGTGCGCCGGCGTCGAGGACCTCGCGCCGTACCTCGAGGCCCTCGACCACCACCCGAAGGCCGGCATCTGCCTGGACACCTGCCACGTGTTCGCCGCCGGGGCGCCGCTGGACGAGCCGGGCGGCACCACCGCGACCGTGGACCGGGTGGTCGAGATCGGCGGCCCGGGCCGGCTGCGGCTGGTGCACGCCAACGACTCGATGGACGTCCGCGGCGCCTTCAAGGACCGGCACCAGCGGATCGGCGAGGGCCACATCGGCGAGGGCGCGTTCACCGAGCTGTTCGCGCACCCGGCCACCGAAGGCGTGCCGTTCATCCTCGAGACGCCCGACTCGCGCGACGTCGACAACCGCGACATCCCGCTGCTGAAGAAGCTGCGCGGATGA